The Manduca sexta isolate Smith_Timp_Sample1 chromosome 1, JHU_Msex_v1.0, whole genome shotgun sequence sequence NNNNNNNNNNNNNNNNNNNNNNNNNNNNNNNNNNNNNNNNNNNNNNNNNNNNNNNNNNNNNNNNNNTTAAGGAAACAGATACCAGAGTGGGGACGGAGTGAGAGAGTAATAGGTAGAAAAAGAGTGAGACAGGAATATAAACGCGTAGAGGGGAATATAGGCATCACGTAGCTACACGTATTAAACTTTATCGATGAATTTTTGTTACTTCGGCTAGTGGAAATCatcagattatatatttttcgtagTCCTTGAATTATTtccttcaaaataaaaaaattagccACGCTCGAGAAAGTCGAGATGCCGTTTTTTACAACTTTATAGCCCTGCCTTTTCTTTACGTCATACCCAAAATGTCAGATTAGTGAACTATATACGTTCTTACATGTAACTAAATCATCCTACCTTAATCTGACACGCTCGAGAATTTctgatgataattttttttaactaatctgATCTTTTATCCTTGACAGGCGGCCATATATGTAAGGCCAATAATGGGTGGAAGTATTTAACTGGGTACAAGGTATCCCCTGTACATTAATCTGCCGCGCTTTAGTTAATCCCGAATTCCCGCTTGGGCTCCCCTACTATAAAGAATAACACATCGTTTTAGAAAATCAGAAGTGTTTTctcctgggatttgaacctgcggacattcgtctcggcagtccattccacacccaattaggctatcacAGCTTTTATATTGATTACTACAAATTCGTATACTTACTAAGATCTATGTTCAATAGATTACCCAGGAATGGCACAGGTGTGGCTTGGCTGAGAGCTACCTGCAAATTTAACagtttatattactattatcatagttatataaatgtatcagccttgatgaatattttattgagttactactggtggtagatctcatatgtgaaaggccgcctggataggtaccaccgcaatgtctgtttctaccGCCAGCAGTGTATtctcactattgtgttccggtttgaaggatatgtagccaatgtaactacaagacataataagagttaacatctcatgtctcaggatggcgagcgaagtggaataccaaacaatacttggtaattcaaggtgttggtgtttctaatgtttatggatcgtatcgcttaccatcaggcgaacggcaagctcgtcccgtcattcaaagcatcaAAAAAGATTACAACTGCCAATCTCGGGTTCAATCATGAGTCGGGTAAAGGGATTTTATAATCATCAGCCCGGTGTCTAGAATTTGTGCACGACATTGTTacaggctcgccacctatcataTCATGAAATACGGacgataaaaagaaaatatatagaagtCAACATCTTTAGTGCTTAAAGCGACCAACTAAGATAAAACCGTTgtaacacattaaaataaaactattttacggattttatcgcggtattttatattccaGGTGATCCGGCAAACGTGGTGTTGCCAtatacattattacaaaaaaatatttttgtagttaaataaaattataagtattaaaatcacGATAAAAATAGGGGTTGATGGTAGAATGGTGAAAATGtatgattttatgtatttttaatgccaAATCATAAAATTgaagttgaaataaattttcaattttttttttgtgggcCACCCTTATCATTTAgggctttaaaatatatttacgaccgattctcagacctaccaattatatccaaaaaaaatgCATAAGAATCGGTCGAGCCGTTTCGGAGCAGTTTTCAGACTAACACTGTGACacaagaattttatatattagaatttctcctgacgttttgaagactttgcagccttcgttcaaaatttaagacactgtgagctcattctgcgtagatcggaccgtcaacagctaaaatttaaacacaacttgtttaaatataaatataataagtgtatttgtaaaatgtaggtagatattataactttgactttacggatgaacaacacctcagtcccccgtgactatgaaggctgcagtcttcgaaacgtcgggagaaaataataatataaagaccgCGAAAAactccggaaaatagttttattttaaatttttattttcaataaataaatgaaattctaTAAGCAGAAATATAATGACTTACCAGCGCGAACAGGAATGGCAGACAGTTCATGTTGATTGTTTTCTCGTCGATGACTTGAATGATCCCTCGACTTGCAGCATCTTTATACACATGCACTATTTGCAATTTACAAAAGTATGCACTTGTATCcacattaaatacaataaagtttaaacgttcttaataaataaaatgatatattatagCGTAAACGACAATGGAATTAAGTGAAAAACACGCGACGCATTGATACAAGTGTTTCAAGTTTCCTATAAATAGAGTCCTTGAAGCGAGATGCAGAAAACAACGCGATGCATTATGCTTCCATATTATCACCAGTGGCGGTTCTTCTATAGAAGCCCAAAAGCCTGACTTGCCTTAAAATTATTAGCACAAAACGGAATATGGAACAATAATCGTAATTTTACGGTCggtagtaaaattaaaaattcccCGCGCTTAGTGTCGGTGCACCGAGCCGATTCGCCTCGAGCGCACCTACAAACACACTAATACACCCTAACACAACCACATCTAAACCGTATCAGTATGCagcatttcatttttaatataaaacacgcgcacaaaatatattccatcACTCTCTCTTGCGTGGGCTTCCATGAAGCTTTCTGCCATGGTTTTTTCTCTTGACACTTATAGATTGAATACGGATAAAATCCTACCACACACATATAGCTATAGTAAGTGCTATAGCAAACAGTAATAGAAATAAAGCCATGCTTTATAAACAGTGTTGCCAATTCTTTTGCActtctactaatattaaacatttattctaaataatattccttatttggatgaataatcttttatttttcatgtatatttaatgattttagaataaacataattacatttacATAGTAATAATTACTTTTCGTATAATTTTAGTAGAAATGTTGAGTATAATTTGCGATTAGTAACTGGCAACActagttgtttgttttgattgagccggcgacacatttttaaagtttttgtgtttattacgtgtttttgaattatttaaaacatttaaatataaagaagatgAGTAAAATTATACCTGATAATAGTTTCAAGTGTGTGAAAGTTTGATAGCCGAGAAGAAAGTAAATTTGTTAGGTTATGATGAAAAACAACATTCAACAAGCTGGCGAGAGGCGCGAAATGTACTCCTGAGTTGAAGAATCTTATAAGTTATTTAGTCTAGTATCCAAAACTAATTGGCGTGATGGATACTTCCATACGAACAAACATTACCTAAGTTGTATTGGCTTTGCACATTTTTCTCGAACGAGACAAGTGTTTGGGATACTTATTTTAAGGATAATAATTTAATCGGCGCTGTATGTAAGAGATATtccaatttacaaaacatacaaaCGTAATAATTTCGGTAAACAGCGAAATGGAACATTATTTCAGCAATTAAGTAGGTACTGTAGGTAGATATGTGacgaaatttcaaaataaaacattgcgcGTCGACACTCGACAATCgttgtattgttatttgttcCGAGATTGGTTGATAATTGATATAGGTAATTTAACTTCTTTTAGAGGTATTGACGGGTCAAATTTTTTCAACACTAGTTTTATGTGAAACGGAGACGAATTTTTGTACTGCTTTGGCTTACCCATACCCGATATGGTAGGCACGCCACTGATTATCACgaactgttaaaaaaataattaagaaaaataaaatgctttattcatcacgtaggcgaatatagttgcgCTTATGGTACCTCAAGGAACACGAGATtgcctataatataaaaataaatcgctgaatgtgttgctaagcgcaaatctcgagagcagtTGAACCGATTtttgctaattcttttttttattccttgaagtacgaggatggttcttacggagagaaaGATTTAAAAAGATGCCTGAAAACgtctaaaaataatacttttctatactcccatacaaaagattcgtaacaATACTGAAaaatcaatttgaactttaataccatactataaagtttaagtgtaagtggaggggttccggaaaggcaaaacaattgagtgacatTATATGTAATgatggaaagaattttaaatgttttataatttttattttttgatataatgtaattgttgacttatcaattatcttttttctttttttatcttactagctgaccctgtgacccgaatagcagaataagtattgaaaaaaaaaatgaaagaatcgactgttaggcggtacgaagttggccgggtcagctagtaagtaataataatacccCTTAGAAATTAACTCGCGATTAACGTGAAAGTTATATAACCGGGCAAATTGGTAATATCGGAggtaatctaaatatatataactcaaaggtgactgacatagtgatctatcaacgcacagcccaaaccactggacggatcggcctgaaatttggcatgcaggtagatgttatgacgtaggcatccgctaagaaaggattttgattaattctacccctaggggataaaataggggatggaagtttgtatgaaactttgtcaattttaaaccgatcgggctgagactttgcatgcataaagctactatgacgtaggcatcccctaagaaagaaTTTTGATAAGTTCCACCCCTAAGGGTATAAAACAGGGgataaaagtttgtataaatcttcttagattttcgactgattgcactgaaattaaagatttgaGCTACTATGAcgaagacgttcgcttaaataggattttgataaattcaacccccatggggataaaattagtttgaacctaccagtaccgggaaaatatgtagcaagacttttatcatacagtggactttaatcccgaaaaactccttcacgcgggcgaagccgcgagcaaaagctagttttattataaaatttaatgcaattccctaaataacttttatacgtTTTACAGAGCCTAGGAACAACAAGTTAGTAGTAGTTAGCGATGACGAGCAGGCCTAAATAAAGAGCCAACACACCGGTATGgaacaaaaactatattaaatgaaatctcACCATAACAGTGAAATCTGTGTAACTCGGATCTCAAGAGACCTAGGATTTTGTGAAGCCTGTATAACTGAGTTTTCAAGAGATCTAGGATTTTGTGAAACCTGTATAACTAGGATCTCAAGAAACGTAGGATTTTGTGAAACCTGTATAACTCAGATCTCAAGGGACCTAGGATTTTGTGAAACCTGTATAACTGGGAACTTAAGGAACCTACGATTTTGTGAAACCTGTAAAACTGGGATATCAAGAGACCTTGGATTTTGTGAAGCCTGCATAACTAGGATTTTGTGAAACCTGTATAACTGGGATATCAAGAGACCTTGGATTTTGTGAAACCTGTATAACTGAGATTTCAAGAGACCTACGATTTTGTGAAACCTGCATAGCTGGGATTTGTGAAACCTGTATAACTGGGATATCAAGAGACCTAGGTTTTTCGGAAACCTGTATAACTGAGATCTAAAAGAAACTAGGATTTTGTGAAACCTGTATGACTGAGATCTCAAGAGACCTAGGATTTAGTGGAACCTGTATAACTGGGATATCAAGAGACCTAGGATTTTGTGCAGCCTTTATAACTGGGAACTCAAGGAACCTAGGATTTTGTGAAGCCTGTATAACTGGGAACTCAAGGAACCTAGGATTTTGTGAAACCTGTATAAGTGGGAACTCAAGGAACACAGCAATCATgctagatggcgacagacgatacTCGATTGCGAGAGCAGAATTTGcacagcatatataccaccacCGAATAGGAACCGTTGGAGGGCTACGGCCGGTTACAAGTAACATCTGCCTaactggaaatctttcccttccatagaaGAACGtcaccatctgttcctctacagcagTGTCTACTTTAACACCGAAAAAGAgtcataataaaacaatcaaatgGATGCAactgaattatattttgaagaaatttaatcaaatttgaCATAAATCAAAAAACATGAACCGTGCTTTGAAATTCAAAGGTTATAAAGAAACGTCTATGCTTTACTGGCTGACGTTACCGACGGTGCCTCCGGCATTAGCACCGGCAGCAGCAGGCACATTGGCTTGAGCGTCAACCTGAGCACCTTGGGGCATGGCGGCATTGGCTTGCTGTTGTACTGCACCAGCTGCATTTCCGGCAGCGTTGCCAGCGGCATTGGCTTGCTGTCGTACTGCACCAGCTGCATTTCCGAGCAGCGTTGCCAGCGGCATTGGCTTGCTGTTGTACTGCACCAGCTGCATTTCCGGCAGCGTTGCCAACGGCATTGGCTTTCTCTTGTACTGCACCAGCTGCATTTCCGGCAGCGTTGCCAGCGGCATTGGCTTGCTGTTGTACTGCACCAGCTACATTTCCGACAGCGTTGGCATTGCCTTGTGCTCTTTTACTACCGCCTATGCTAAGACGTGTATTTAGAATTGGAATATctggaatgaaaaataaatgttttacttttcGTGTAATATGTCATGAGATAATGATAGGCTATGAGGCGAAGTTCGAACACCTCCAAATCTCCGACTTGAATGAACAATAACATcggccctgcattatatactatcccattgCTAGGCCTCTACTGAGAGGTTTTAGGTTAGTACACTACGTTGTATTGCAAGTCACACACCTCCGAAAATTCTTAGAAACCCCTCATACGTAGCCTCACATTTAAGGTCAGAGGACCCTATTCCGTTTACGTATATCCGTCTATTATCGTGTCTTCTAACAAAGCTGTCCTTAATATAGAACGCCCGTAGTTGCAAAAATACGGATTCGCCCTCGTAGACGGACTACGGCCCCctgaagtaataaaaacactttACAATTGTGTTCTAATCCGCTTGTGAGGACATTTACCTCAtcttttaaaaatctaaattatgcGTGTATTGTCGGCATGACcgtgtattatgtactgtcccaatgctgcacgggcctcctctactactgatagttaggccttagtccaccacgctgtagcgcgggcagacttcacacacccccaaaatgcctatagagaaattctcaagtatgcaggttacttcacgatgttttccttcaccattaaagtaagcgataattcataaataataacacaattttttGCAAAATCAGGTGTATGTtcccctgggatttgaacctgcggacagtcgtctcggcagtccattccatacccaactagggtatcgcggcttctatatttatt is a genomic window containing:
- the LOC119188479 gene encoding uncharacterized protein LOC119188479 isoform X1, with product MNCLPFLFALVALSQAAPEPLLGLLGLDLDIPILNTRLSIGGSKRAQGNANAVGNVAGAVQQQANAAGNAAGNAAGAVQEKANAVGNAAGNAAGAVQQQANAAGNAARKCSWCSTTASQCRWQRCRKCSWCSTTASQCRHAPRCSG
- the LOC119188479 gene encoding uncharacterized protein LOC119188479 isoform X2 is translated as MNCLPFLFALVALSQAAPEPLLGLLGLDLDIPILNTRLSIGGSKRAQGNANAAGNAAGAVQEKANAVGNAAGNAAGAVQQQANAAGNAARKCSWCSTTASQCRWQRCRKCSWCSTTASQCRHAPRCSG